The Gossypium hirsutum isolate 1008001.06 chromosome D02, Gossypium_hirsutum_v2.1, whole genome shotgun sequence region TAGGTAACAAAATCGACATTTAAAAGTTatgaaagaaaatggaaaataaacttggggttttaaaataaaaattttaaaattgccGTCCATAAGCAGGGTCAAGAGGCAAGTGGTGGTGGGCAAGAGGAACACAATGACAGCCAGAGCCCGTCATTGCTTTTGACTTggtcttttaatttatttattattcacaaaTTCTACACCCAAAAGGAGGCAAGCCGAGTAGCCGGTTCGTGGTCGGTGAGCATTGTCTCGCTACACCACTTGCTCTGGCCCCTCCATATAAACCTCTGTTCCCTTGTATTCAAACCCAAGCCTAGCTTCTCCCGAAAAACAAActtcttttaataaatttaaaaactatggTGAAGAAGGAACTGTACATAACCGTACCCAGCGTTTTCCGGTGTCCAATTTCACTTGACGTGATGAAATCTCCGGTTAGCCTTTGTACGGGCGTTACCTACGATCGTTCCAGCATCCAAAAATGGCTCGAATCTGGTCACGACACCTGTCCAACCACCATGCAGGTTCTTCCCTCCAAGGATTTCATCCCTAACCTTACTCTCCATCGTCTAATTAATCTCTGGATCCAGTCTTCTACTCTCCGGCCAGGCTCTAACTCTCCGCGGCTTCTTCTGGCGACGCCTCCTGCGATCTCCGAGGTTCAGGCTAAGCTATTGATGGAGAAGGTTGAGAGGGAGCGCTGCGACGATTCTTTGTCTAAGGTTGCCGAGTTCGTAAGCTGTTGCGAAGAGAACCGGAAATTTGTAGCTAGATTCGACGGTTTCGTTGAGGTAATCGCCGGAGTTTTGAAAAGGAAATGTGTGGAAATCAAAGCTTTGGAAACGGCGGTTAGGATTTTGGATTTGATTTTGAGCGAAAATGGAGTCACAGAAGGGTTAAACAAATTAATCCTGAAAAGCAATCAGGAAAGTAAATTTTTATCGGCAATCGTTTTAATTCTTCAACACGGAAGCCTGAACTCGAAGATCAAGTCAGTCCGAGTTCTGGACTCACTAGCACTTGACTCGGAATCCAAACGCAGGATCTCCGACTCACAAGACCTTATATCCATCCTTCTCCAGCTCCTGAAAACAAACAACAACGGATCCTTAAACGACGCCGTTACTTCCATTTTAACCACCATTTCAATAACGCGCTCCATCAGGTCCCGCCTCATCGAAAACGGCATCGTTGAAATCCTATCAAACTCGCTCACCGAAAAGTCGTTGAAGTTGTTAGCAAGGCTTAGCACTTGCAGCGAAGGGAGGTCAGCAATCAGTTCCGAGCCAAAATGCGCGGCGGCGATCGTAGAAAAGCTGTTGAAGGTGTCGAAAAGGGGGACGGAGGACGCCGTAACGGTGTTGTGGAGCACGTGTTGCTTGAACAAAGAGGAGAAAGTGAAAGAAGCGGTGGTAAAAGGGAATGGGGTGACGAAGATATTAGTAATAATGCAAAGAGAAGGGGAAGGGAATGTGAAGATGATGTGCAGGGATTTGGTTAAGGCTCTAAGAGCTGTATGTAAAGATTGGTGTTTAGGCAGTTATGAAACCAAAACTACACATATTAGACCTTGTTGAGGAGCATTCTTTATTTTTGGACATAAATTTACACACAAGATTCATGTAGTTACCACTTAGTTCAAAGGAAACACGATtctatgttttgtttttgttagaAACATTATTCCTGGAATTCCCATCTTCCCTTCCTATGGGAGCTTTCAACAGGTAGGCGAACCTCACTTGAGTTCACAGGCTGTACCATTCAACCATCACATTTGACCTGTCACTTGGTTTTGGACCcgcttttttaaattttattccacttaatttttaaatttaaaataaaattttatttaattgatttgaatttattaaaaaattaatggctattgaactaaaacataataaactactgaataaatttacaaatgaTTATTGAACTAAGATTACATTTTTATCACCCAATTATCAAAAATTACATTGTAATTATCCATCTATTAACCGGTTAAGTTGACCACCTATTTGCCATATATCTTAAATATATTTAACGAAAACAAAACCCTAACTCTTTTAATATAAAGAAAAACCCTAATAAACATTTGCCTATTTAGATTGTGGTATGTGATGTGATACAAGTTTTGATATAAGTATTGGCACAacaacatgaacaaaatagaaaacaTTAGAATGAACACAAATAAATTGGTAATGTAATTCAGTGCACCATCAACTTGTGCGAGACCTTGCCTAGAGAAATCCATTGCTAAACTCATGATAAAAATAATGATTCAAGTCCAATATATTTTAACCCTCGATAATTACAGACTCACCCAAATGCATTTAGTACGAACTCTCTCTAAACATCCTCTCCTTGTAAAGGCTCTTAACTATTCATTCaaagatgaataaaaaataaaatatgcattCAATAAAAGTTATTTACCATGAACATATAACCGCTccctaaattttattaaaaaaaaatctaagtaCATCCAATTTTATCCCACGAatcatccatatatatatataggcttTAAATAATCTCAAAATCATCCCCATGTAAGAtgagataaaattaatttaatttgaaaagatTTATCTTGGAATTTCATATCCAagcatttttaaataaattattttcaagcctttatattattttcaattttaaatctGTGGACTAAAATTCTTCATAAGCTTGCTGCAAAGTTATATTATGAGATAAGGATAGAAGGTCTTTAAGAATCATATTTGAAATCGAACTCTTCTATCTTGGAGCCATGTATTACATCAAGTATATAGATAACCTATGTATATCCTACGTTTTTGTTGCTTATAAGATAACTATAAAGATATatacaaagttaaaaattttcaacaataaaACTGATGCATAGTCAAGTTATGGTTTGTCATGGGACACAACTTGTAGcccaaatcattatatatattaacaatCACGACATTTGACATTTTTGACAAAACCTCTCCAACAAAAATAGTAGGAAACAAGAATCACATGTTAAAAGAATTTCAAACTGAATGAAAACCTGGATGCAGCTTCGTCTATGTCCTCCTCTTCGACTAAAATCTAAAGCAGTTGTGGTAGTAGGTGTGCCAACATTAAATACCACATGGTTTTGGGTTGCATAGATAAAGAAGAAAGTTTTAGATTACTGGAGGAGAGATAAATATGATTTCAAGGTCAATTTTCTCGTCTCAAAAAGCTTTTAATTTTATAGAatgaatatatttaattattttaagtgtATTTAATTACTCTTGCAATGCTATTGTGTATTTTACTTGTGAATTAACAGATCATATATATTTTCTCATTATTTGTTTCTTGTATTTGTAATTGGGTAAACCTATAATTTAGTCTCAAAGTTGTATTCAATTGTTATTTTGGtacttaaaatttctttttatcaatttggtatctaaaatttcaaaacattatttCCGTTGCTCTAAGACtcaattacatttaaaaaaaaacctgatGTGGCACGCTCTCAACAAGTTACGTCACTAATTTTTTTgcgaaataaattaaaaaataaaacaaattcagaaaAAATCTTaagttttttaagaaaattagaaaaaaaaaagtataaaaattccCCAAAAGTATACAAATATACCTCTCTCTTTTtaaaataatgcaaaaagtttaaaaaaaaagagagtgaagATTAAGAATATGtaagaaaaatccaaaaaattaagttaattgtaaaaaaaaaaatgaaacgtGAAATGTTGCTAAATTAAAagaactcttataattatttggggactaaacttattaaaaaaaattaaaggatataGTAAtgtattgtttaaaaaataatttttttttaaaaaaaagcaaaatttcTGGAAAAGTTAGAAAAAACATTCGAGTTtaatactaaaaacatttatatatctatattattttgtatcctttcttttcttttctgattttttctttcttttttatttttgaattttcgctgttttttaactttaaatttttaaaaaataattatatctttatattttctagaaaatttatatattttaaaatttccagtttttaatttttttggagctttttatttttttattttgcaaagTTTCCATTTTCTGAATTTATTTGGCAAAAAATTTAGAGCAACGTGGCTGGGTGGGAGCACGTCATattagtatatttttattattatataaaattggGCTCTGGAGTAATAAATATAATGCATTCAAACTTTTATGTATCAAtggatataaaaaaaattctttaaatatCAAAGTGGTAAATTATTTGTGAGAATTAGCAAAGTAATAATTAGATATaagtttgaaaattaaaatatggtTTAACCCTTTGCAATTTGCTAATATCATATGATCTTGAAATTTCTTATTTGATAATTACATTTTACAAATTACGGTTATAAGTAtacattattaaattaattttaaaaatatatttattttaaatttagatttcttttcaagtattttgagttcaGGTTAGATGAACTTAAGTTATTGAATTTTTCATAGTTAAATTCAAGTTAATGTCATCAGAATTTTTCAGGTGTTCACTTGAACACAAATCTCTCATGTTGAACTGGTCTTGTTTACTCGACGTTTAGAATTTGCTATTTTGTTTTCCTTGAAAGCCTTCTTTACTATGGTTTTCCATTGATATTTTGGTGATTGAGATAATGCTCCAAAGCCTCGTAATAGATGCATATTTGATGGATAAATCTCCTTTGAAGGAGTAATTCCAACCCCACCTATCAATTTATGTTAGAATATTTgtttacttaattttataatacaaaattaaataattttacatatttaaggtaattatttaattattatatttagtaaaaaattaaatataaaaaaattctcaAAGGTTTTTAATAAACACTAATTTCGTCTCTACGATGGTTGTGATTTATTGGAAGTTCTTTAAGCATATAGTGTTAGCATAAATAATGGTTTCTAATAGAAAGCAACAAAAAAGATCGAATATAAATAGCTCCAGTCATTGCTGGAGCCAAATGCCAAAATCCAAATGTTGTTACACAATTGTCAAGCACATCAAATTTAGCTGTACGAAAAATTGAAAATCGATTAAGTCTTCTAAGCACTTGAAAACCTCAATAGATGGTGTATATACCTTATCTTTGAAATGAAATTGctttagttttttttgtttttgttttttttttgtgcttaGGGACTTTATGCTAGTTGGTATTTATAGTGGTGGCTCCCTAAAAAAACACCAACTACACATCCCACTATCTCACATACAAACATGTAAAAGTTGAGGACAACAAAAGTGGGAATGGGCAGTAAAACATGAAGGTTATTCCTACGAGCCAATAACGGTTCCAGGACTCTCCCACTTGGTTTGTATTGCCATGAAtacttaaaagtaaaaaaataatgcaCAAATTATTGCGATATTTTTTCTTAGAATTTGACTAGCATCTTCCATGTATCACAATATATCATGTCTCAACGCTTTAGCCCaaatttcttaataaataaaCCCAATGTTTATTCCAAGTCTAAACTTTAGTGACATTTCTCGAAATAATCAAATTGACGTGTGCACAAAATTTgcacaaaatttgaaaaacatcAAACTTAATAGAGTTTCTGATACGAACTCGATTCGGTGTTGATTCGAGTCGTTTAGATTGCCCGATCGTGAAATTAAGTAAGTTGTTTAGCTTATAGCAAAATAGGCTGGAAAAATGAAGAATAAGTTCAGACGAAAAGGATGCAAAGGGAGTTTAGGAAAATGGAAGATTAGATTCAGCTAAGGCCAAGAGTGAACCAACAATATAAGGGAATGTTGACCCAAAACTTATACGACACTTAGAGGTAATTTGGTTCAGAAAACAGCAAACAAAAACCTTGACCcgctatctaacaagataggaaccaaaggtataatgaacgccacacttgaagtgataagttcggatatcAAAGGAAAGAAAAGACGTCACGAGCctagcttgataagtcaaatcagtCCCAAAGAGAACAAGAAGATTTGGAATACTCACaagtttcaaaatatttcataaaaatttagcaaaagtCCCCAGAACAATctgaaaacaaaatatttataggcaTGAGACAAACCCTAGCGGAATAGACACACACATTCAACTTAATTGAGCTATTGATGAACTTAATTAAGCCAATTAAAACTAAGTGACCTTTGATGAACTCTAACCTATGTAACAACAATGGTCAGCTTATTTAATCTTACAAATCAACTAATAATGAGCTCTAATGAGCTGAATAAATTTAGTTCAATGCTTGATATCATAACAACCCTTTAATTCCCCTTTGGGCAGTCGAATGGACACCATTCAAAAATTGAGTATCTTTTGGCTTACGAACGACCCTCTTTGTGGAAAAACTTAATATAACCAACCATAGGTGTAGATGAACAGCCAccattataagaaaaaaaaacgtTTGGAAACTTATTGGCTTGTGTAAATAACTCCTTGTAACTCCTTGTCCATTAAACTCAACTGTTGGCCTTCAATTCTTCTTCATAACAGCTGaagttatttctttctttaatgtCGATCCATGTAACAGTTGGTTCAAATGATTAATTCACCTATAAACACAATTAAGCAAATTAAATGGCTATAGCAAATTAATTAGACTGGAACATATTAAATGCCAAAATTATTTAAGCaactaaaaattcaaaacaacttaattaattaaactaagtatttaagcaactaaagaaaattaaaacaactgaattaattaaactaaacatattaAAAGTTCAGTCCAATAATTATTTAGCTAAAATTCAGCTTGCAAAAAACTGTATGGAATGCATAGTGTTgagtagacctgtccatgggccgggctgggcccagAAAAAATTTTCGGCCCGCCTCCTAGGCCCAGgcccgacccgaaatatgggcctaaaattttgcccaggcccggcccaaGAAAAATATCATAAGTCCGAGCCCGGCCctgcccggcccattttttataaacattaaaaaattattttaaaaataaaaaataaaaaaatataatttaaaagtattttaaaattaaaaaataaaaataaaaaatatatatttattatatttgggccgggccaggcccgggccaaaaaagtggtgcccgcggcccgacccgttttttaaacgagcctcgtttttttgcccaagcccatatttcgggcctatatttttacccgaaccctcccatatttcgggcgggccgtcgggccgggccgggccgcctgGCCCATAGACAGGTCTAGTGTTGAGCTCTATGTTTGCTTGATGAGTCCGACCACCTCCTCTCCTAAGCTCGATCAATGTGATTTGCAATACCGTCTCGAAACTTCTTAGCACGAGATCGAGTAATGGGACCTTGTGTTAACTCAATGGAATCGGCCATAATTTCCAGAGTTAGCTTCCATGTTCACAATATATCATGTCCCAACGCTTTAGCCCaaatttcttaataaataaaCCCAATGTTCATTCCAAGTCTAAACTTTAGTGACATTTCTCGAAATAATCAAATTAACATGTGCATAAAATTTGCACAAAATTTGAGAAACATCAAATTTAATAGAGTTTCTTTATAATCATTCTTATAACGAAATTTACAATGTGGGAACAAGTCTCATAGTGACGACATGATCCTTAAATTTGTGTGGTGGCATGCCTTTAGTCAAAGGATCAACTAACATCTGCTCAGTGTTAATGTGATCAATGATCACTTTTGTCTTTAACATATTCCCTTATGGCTAAATACTTAATGTCGATATGTTTATTTCAACTTCCAGTTTTTTGTTCTTAGCCATAAATACAACAACTTAATTGttacaatatatcatcaataccTAAAAATAGAATCCTCAAGTCTAAGCCTAGAAATGAATCAACCATACTCCATGTGAGGTAGCCTTAAAACATAAAATGAACTCAGCCTCCATAGTGGAAGTAGCAGTTAATGTTTGTTTGACACTCCTCCAAGATATAGCTGCGCCAGGAAACATAAATATGTAACCTGATGTTGATTTACATGAATCAACACAACCGATAAAGTCTGAATTGGAGTAGTCAATCACCTCCAAATTGTTTGATTGTTTGTACGCAAGCATGTAGTACTTTGTCCCGTTCAGATATCTCAAAACTTTATTTGCATCTCTTCAGTGATCAATACCTGGATTACTCTGATATCTTCCCAACTTCCAACTGCAAATGCAATGACAGGTCTTGTGTAGACTTGAACATACATCAGGTTTCCAACAATAGAAGCATATGCAATGTTTTTCATCTGTTTCCTCTCAAATTTGTTCTTCGGGCATTGGTTCAAATTAAACTTATCATCTTTCATGATAGGAGCAACACTCGATGAACAATCTTTCATCCGAAATCTTTCTAAAACCTTGTTGATGTAGGTTTATTGAGATAAACCTAAGATACTATCACGATGAATCTTAATGCCAATGACATAAGACGCATCACCCATATCTTTCATATCAAAAGTTTTAGAAAGAAATTGTTTCACCTCATGTACCATATCCCTGTCATTTGTTGCAAGTATAATGTCGTCCACATATAAAATAAGGAAACATATTTTACTCCTATTAACCTTTTGGTATATGCATTGATCCATGATATTCTCAACCAAACCAAACGGAGATATAACTTCATTGAATTTTAAATACCATCGTTGGGAGgcttgtttcaatccatatatgGACTTCTTCAGCTTGCATGCCAAGTGTTCACCTTCACTAGAGGAGAATCATTCAAGTTGTTTAATGTATACCACTTCCTTTAGGTCACAATTGACAAAtgcagttttcacatccattcgATGCAACTTAAGGTCAAAGTGAGATATTAATGCTAACACAATGCACAATGAATCTTTCTTAGATACAAGACTAAAAGTCTCAATATAATCGATCCCTTCTTGCTGAGTGAATCCTTTCGCAATGAGTCAAGCTTTATGTATTTCTATGTTACATATTGAGTCTATTTTTGTTTTGAAGACTCATTTACATCCAATGGCGTTTACACCTTTAGGAAATGACAAAAGATCCCAAACAACGTTATTTTTTATGGAATTCATCTATTCTTTCATAGCATTGTACCACAATTTTGACTCTTTGCAACTAATGGCTTGTGAAAATGATTCAGGATCATTCTCA contains the following coding sequences:
- the LOC107910440 gene encoding U-box domain-containing protein 29 → MVKKELYITVPSVFRCPISLDVMKSPVSLCTGVTYDRSSIQKWLESGHDTCPTTMQVLPSKDFIPNLTLHRLINLWIQSSTLRPGSNSPRLLLATPPAISEVQAKLLMEKVERERCDDSLSKVAEFVSCCEENRKFVARFDGFVEVIAGVLKRKCVEIKALETAVRILDLILSENGVTEGLNKLILKSNQESKFLSAIVLILQHGSLNSKIKSVRVLDSLALDSESKRRISDSQDLISILLQLLKTNNNGSLNDAVTSILTTISITRSIRSRLIENGIVEILSNSLTEKSLKLLARLSTCSEGRSAISSEPKCAAAIVEKLLKVSKRGTEDAVTVLWSTCCLNKEEKVKEAVVKGNGVTKILVIMQREGEGNVKMMCRDLVKALRAVCKDWCLGSYETKTTHIRPC